In a genomic window of Punica granatum isolate Tunisia-2019 chromosome 6, ASM765513v2, whole genome shotgun sequence:
- the LOC116212300 gene encoding uncharacterized protein LOC116212300, protein MEIQHFSHKHPLTFKIMNPSDTNSVSCYACRKSCVDLIYSCKVCNGHHLHKSCAELPEKITEHPFHPAHPLPLVFSGGSYACCGCGKWDSTLLYWCKACNFTLSPDCALKPTLKYEFLGQGQIRHFLHKHPLSFMETKLTNAAGDVCSACEKSCSGKMSYYCRQCPSFKLHRSCAEQLPRAIQHIFHMQHPMILRAKDYTFDRPCHTCKRTDNALTYRCSMCRIEMDPTCALATSTNIA, encoded by the coding sequence ATGGAGATTCAACACTTCAGCCATAAACATCCCTTGACATTCAAGATCATGAATCCCAGCGACACCAATTCAGTCAGCTGCTATGCCTGCAGAAAAAGCTGCGTCGATCTGATTTATAGCTGCAAGGTGTGTAATGGACATCACCTCCACAAGTCCTGCGCTGAACTGCCTGAAAAGATTACCGAACACCCCTTTCATCCTGCCCACCCACTGCCTCTGGTGTTCAGTGGCGGGAGCTATGCTTGCTGTGGCTGCGGTAAATGGGATAGTACCCTCCTCTACTGGTGCAAAGCCTGCAACTTCACCCTCAGCCCAGACTGCGCCCTGAAGCCCACGCTGAAGTACGAGTTCTTGGGTCAGGGGCAAATCAGGCATTTCTTGCACAAACACCCTCTGAGTTTCATGGAGACGAAGCTCACAAACGCAGCAGGGGATGTGTGTTCTGCGTGTGAGAAGAGCTGCTCAGGCAAGATGAGCTATTACTGTCGGCAATGCCCGAGCTTTAAGCTGCACAGGTCCTGCGCTGAGCAGCTACCACGAGCAATCCAACACATCTTCCATATGCAGCATCCTATGATTCTGCGAGCCAAAGATTACACGTTTGATCGCCCATGCCACACCTGCAAGAGGACTGACAATGCACTGACATATCGATGCAGCATGTGTCGTATTGAGATGGATCCCACTTGTGCTCTAGCAACCTCGACTAATATAGCGTAA
- the LOC116210935 gene encoding tubulin beta-5 chain yields MREILHVQGGQCGNQIGSKFWEVVCDEHGIDPTGRYTGTSDLQLERVNVYYNEASCGRFVPRAVLMDLEPGTMDSVRTGPYGQIFRPDNFVFGQSGAGNNWAKGHYTEGAELIDSVLDVVRKEAENCDCLQGFQVCHSLGGGTGSGMGTLLISKIREEYPDRMMLTFSVFPSPKVSDTVVEPYNATLSVHQLVENADECMVLDNEALYDICFRTLKLTTPSFGDLNHLISATMSGVTCCLRFPGQLNSDLRKLAVNLIPFPRLHFFMVGFAPLTSRGSQQYRALTVPELTQQMWDAKNMMCAADPRHGRYLTASAMFRGKMSTKEVDEQMINVQNKNSSYFVEWIPNNVKSSVCDIPPRGLSMASTFIGNSTSIQEMFRRVSEQFTAMFRRKAFLHWYTGEGMDEMEFTEAESNMNDLVSEYQQYQDASAEEEYEYEDEEEAEHEM; encoded by the exons ATGAGAGAAATCCTTCACGTACAAGGTGGACAGTGTGGTAACCAAATCGGGTCCAAGTTTTGGGAAGTGGTCTGCGACGAGCATGGGATCGATCCCACTGGGAGATACACTGGGACGTCCGATTTGCAACTGGAGCGTGTGAATGTCTACTACAATGAGGCCTCTTGTGGACGCTTTGTTCCTCGTGCTGTACTCATGGATCTCGAGCCAGGAACCATGGACAGTGTGAGGACCGGTCCCTATGGGCAGATCTTCAGGCCTGATAACTTTGTCTTTGGCCAGTCCGGTGCTGGCAACAACTGGGCCAAGGGCCACTACACTGAGGGTGCAGAGCTCATTGATTCGGTCCTCGATGTTGTTCGCAAGGAAGCTGAAAACTGCGACTGTCTTCAAG GTTTCCAGGTCTGCCACTCACTCGGTGGCGGGACTGGCTCCGGAATGGGAACCTTGCTGATTTCAAAGATCCGGGAGGAGTATCCTGACAGGATGATGCTCACCTTTTCAGTGTTCCCATCCCCGAAGGTCTCGGACACTGTGGTGGAGCCTTACAATGCCACCCTTTCGGTTCATCAGCTTGTTGAGAATGCTGATGAGTGTATGGTGCTGGACAATGAGGCTTTGTATGACATCTGCTTCAGAACTCTGAAGCTAACAACTCCTAGCT TCGGTGATTTGAACCACTTGATCTCTGCAACCATGAGTGGCGTGACATGCTGCCTGAGGTTCCCGGGTCAACTGAACTCTGACCTGCGAAAGCTTGCCGTCAATCTCATCCCATTCCCTCGGCTTCACTTCTTCATGGTCGGGTTTGCTCCTCTCACTTCCCGCGGCTCTCAGCAGTACCGTGCCCTTACTGTCCCGGAGCTCACCCAGCAAATGTGGGATGCCAAAAACATGATGTGCGCTGCCGACCCACGCCATGGCCGCTATCTCACTGCCTCAGCCATGTTCAGAGGGAAGATGAGCACTAAGGAAGTTGACGAGCAGATGATCAATGTGCAGAACAAGAACTCCTCCTACTTTGTGGAGTGGATCCCGAACAATGTGAAGTCCAGCGTCTGCGACATCCCTCCTCGTGGGCTCTCCATGGCCTCAACCTTCATTGGGAACTCGACCTCCATCCAAGAAATGTTCAGGAGGGTCAGTGAGCAATTCACAGCCATGTTCAGGAGAAAGGCTTTCCTCCACTGGTACACTGGGGAAGGCATGGACGAGATGGAGTTCACTGAGGCCGAGAGCAACATGAATGACCTTGTCTCCGAGTACCAGCAATATCAGGACGCCTCGGCTGAGGAGGAGTACGAGTatgaggatgaggaggaaGCCGAGCATGAGATGTAA
- the LOC116210479 gene encoding LOW QUALITY PROTEIN: proteasome adapter and scaffold protein ECM29 (The sequence of the model RefSeq protein was modified relative to this genomic sequence to represent the inferred CDS: inserted 1 base in 1 codon) has protein sequence MADSSSSAAPARSDAETEELLDRMLTRLALCDDSKLGALLSKLLPLSISSLSTPSQAVRSKVLEILSHVNKRVKHQSEIGLPLSELWRIYMENDVALIVRNFCILYIEMAFERVDMKEKEMMAPVLVANVSKLPHQHQEIILRIASKVIGECHSNRVDPEVAAKYKALSNSRDRDLFLEFCLHAILYQPPSKGGGSPPGLSIAQANRVVGKDPFTSQSLTTRKLGLLNVIETMELDPEVVYPIYLAASADSQEAVIKRGDELLKKKASGANFDDPLLINRVFVLFHGTPVPENVAPDSRISPANSALRVKLMSVFCRSITAANSFPSSLQCIFGCIYGNGTTTRLKQLGMEFTVWVFKHAKLDQLKLMGPVILNSILKSLDGYSGNESDTTARDTKTFAFQAIGLLAQRMPQLFREKIDMAVRLFDSMKLESQSIRFAIQEATNSLSVAYKGAPAFVLNDLEPLLLKNSQEEQSEVRFCAVRWATSLFNLQHCPSRFICMLGAADSKLDIREMALEGLFPLRDELQTMNSDLHQEYPKLGAMLDYILSQQPKVLESTEVRGQRLIFPSETYIAMIKFLLKCFEAEMEQNGTIQWSSEFKSSVQTMCLLLEHAMAFEGSVELHATASKALLTIGSRVPEVIASHYATKVSWLKQLLNHTDLDTRESAACLLGLASSSLPTPASTALISELISSISCSRKPRFELYHGAVCAIGYVAADCVCKTPAVPETLFQSVLKCLVDVVNTEGATLASIAMQALGHIGLRVPLTPLINDSGPADIFMVIQEKLKKLLSGDDIKAIQKVVVSLGHICVKETSSSHLNMAIELIFSLCRSRVEDVLFAAGEALSFMWGAVPVTADTILKTNYTSLSMSSKFLMENVNSSLLDDGSKGFIEVSDDARPMVREAITRKLFDGLLYSTRKEERCAGTVSLLSLTMYCGHHSTIQQMLPEIQESFSHLLGEQNELTQELASQGMSIVYELGDASMKKNLVNALVGTLTGSGKRKRAIKLVGDSEVFQEGAIGENLSGGKLNTYKELCGLANEMGQPDLIYKFMDLANHQAALNSKRGAAYGFSKIAKQAGDALQPHLRLLIPRLIRYQYDPEKNVQDAMAHIWKSLVADSKKTIDDHLDLIMDDLLTQCGSRLWRSREASCLALADIIQGRKFEQVGKYLRQIWTAAFRAMDDIKETVRNAGDKLCRAVTSLTIRLCDVALTEESESRQAMDIVLPYLLKEGILSKVDSIRKASIGVVMKLAKGAGVALRPHLADLVCCMLESLSSLEDQGLNYVELHAANIGLQTEKLENLRISIAKNSPMWETLDLCINVADTQSLDXLVPRLAQMVRSGVGLNTRVGVANFISLLVQKVGVDIKPFTSMLLRMLFPAVKEERSAATKRAFASACAVVLKHGTTSQAQKLVEDTIALHTGDKNAQTACAILLRSFTSMALDVVSGYYAEILPVIFISRFEDEKNISNIFEELWEENTSGEQLTLQLYMKEIVALICESISSSSWASKKKSAQATCKLSEVLGEALSPYHQVLLQSLMKELPGRLWEGKEALLSAMGALSKACHKAISAEDPSAAGAILNQLLSACTKKVKKYREAALLSLQQVIKYFGSPEFFNIAFPNLFDMCNSATSNKSAQATLASDTTQAESDRAEEASVPYDKVLDCITACIHIASTNDILEKRDNLKHLFIIILSPELSWTVKTSAFLSIKELCSKLRASLHDSEENAQHATVASLIIELFHSVSPKVVECISTIKIAQVHVSASECLLELITLHRELPSTYWTDAGFKSEVLHQYEVEKNEEAKSLLKNCIAMLDKPVG, from the exons ATGGCGGACTCATCTTCTTCAGCTGCACCGGCGAGGTCCGATGCCGAGACGGAGGAGCTGCTCGATCGAATGCTGACCCGGCTTGCGCTCTGCGACGACTCCAAGCTCGGAGCTCTGCTCTCCAAGCTCCTCCCTCTTTccatctcctctctctccactCCCTCCCAAGCCGTACGCAGCAAG GTTCTCGAGATACTGAGTCATGTTAATAAGAGAGTGAAACATCAATCAGAAATTGGTCTCCCTCTGTCGGAGCTGTGGAGGATATACATGGAAAACGATGTCGCCCTGATTGTTCGGAATTTTTGCATTTTGTATATTGAGATGGCATTTGAACGTGTAGATATGAAG GAGAAGGAAATGATGGCACCTGTACTGGTTGCTAATGTTTCAAAGCTTCCTCACCAACATCAGGAGATAATACTGAGAATTGCTTCTAAG GTGATTGGTGAATGCCACTCAAATCGAGTTGATCCAGAAGTTGCTGCAAAATATAAGGCATTGAGCAATTCTCGGGATAGGGATCTCTTTCTAGAATTTTGCCTCCATGCTATTTTATATCAGCCACCTTCTAAAGG TGGAGGAAGCCCGCCGGGGCTTTCAATTGCTCAAGCCAACCGAGTTGTAGGGAAGGATCCATTCACAAGTCAATCTCTTACAACGAGAAAG TTAGGTCTATTGAATGTTATTGAAACTATGGAGCTGGATCCGGAAGTCGTTTATCCTATCTACTTGGCTGCTTCTGCTGATAG TCAGGAGGCTGTAATAAAGAGAGGGGATGAACTTCTGAAAAAGAAGGCATCTGGAGCTAATTTTGACGATCCGTTGCTGATCAACAGAGTTTTTGTACTCTTCCATG GGACCCCTGTACCTGAAAATGTTGCACCAGACTCTAGAATAAGTCCTGCTAATTCTGCCTTAAGGGTCAAACTGATGTCTGTCTTCTGTCGGTCAATCACTGCAGCAAACAGTTTTCCTTCATCTTTGCAGTGCATTTTTGGCTGCATATATG GAAATGGTACCACCACAAGATTAAAGCAGTTGGGAATGGAATTCACTGTCTGGGTGTTTAAACAT GCAAAACTTGATCAGTTGAAGCTGATGGGCCCTGTAATACTGAATTCAATTTTGAAGTCACTTGATGGTTATTCAGGCAATGAATCAG ATACCACTGCTAGAGACACAAAAACATTTGCTTTTCAAGCTATTGGGCTGCTTGCACAGCGGATGCCTCAGCTTTTCAG GGAGAAGATTGACATGGCTGTTAGACTTTTTGATTCCATGAAGTTGGAGTCTCAGTCAATTCGATTTGCTATTCAAGAAGCAACCAACTCCCTTTCTGTTGCATATAAG GGGGCACCGGCTTTTGTGCTGAATGATTTGGAGCCTTTGCTGTTAAAAAATTCACAAGAG GAACAAAGTGAAGTGCGTTTTTGCGCTGTTCGATGGGCAACATCTTTGTTCAATTTACAACATTGCCCAAGTCGTTTTATTTGTATGCTTGGGGCAGCAGATTCTAAGCTGGATATCAG AGAGATGGCACTTGAAGGCCTATTCCCTCTGAGAGATGAATTACAGACCATGAATTCTGATCTCCATCAAGAGTATCCAAAACTTGGGGCCATGTTGGATTATATCCTTAGTCAGCAGCCAAAGGTGTTAGAATCTACTGAAGTGCGGGGACAAAGGCTCATATTCCCTTCAGAAACATATATTGCCATGATTAAGTTTCTGTTGAAATGCTTCGAGGCCGAGATGGAGCAAAATGGCACTATACAATGGTCATCTGAGTTTAAGTCGTCAGTTCAAACAATGTGTTTGCTGCTTGAGCATGCCATGGCATTCGAGGGCTCTGTTGAACTACATGCCACTGCTTCCAAGGCTTTGCTTACAATTGGATCTCGTGTTCCAGAA GTGATTGCTTCTCATTATGCAACAAAAGTATCATGGCTAAAGCAATTGTTGAATCACACGGATCTTGACACACGTGAATCTGCAGCATGCTTACTTGGActggcttcttcttctctccctACCCCTGCTTCTACTGCTTTGATCAGTGAACTCATTTCCTCAATTAGCTGCTCGAGAAAGCCAAG GTTTGAGCTGTATCATGGAGCCGTCTGTGCAATAGGATATGTGGCAGCGGATTGTGTCTGTAAAACACCCGCT GTCCCAGAGACATTGTTCCAGAGTGTACTTAAATGCCTGGTTGATGTTGTTAATACTGAGGGTGCGACATTAGCATCTATTGCAATGCAAGCACTGGGTCACATTGGGTTACGTGTCCCATTAACTCCACTAATTAATGACTCTGGTCCAG CTGACATTTTTATGGTTATACaagaaaaactgaaaaagCTACTTTCGGGTGACGATATTAAAGCAATTCAGAAAGTTGTTGTCTCGCTTGGGCATATCTGTGTGAAAGAAACATCATCTTCTCATCTCAACATGGCCATCGAGTTGATATTCAGCCTTTGCCGATCAAGG GTTGAGGATGTCTTATTTGCTGCCGGCGAGGCTTTATCATTTATGTGGGGGGCCGTTCCTGTGACTGCTGACACAATTTTGAAAACTAACTACACCTCTCTTTCCATGTCATCAAAATTTCTCATGGAAAATGTGAATTCTTCCTTGTTGGATGATGGCTCTAAAGGATTTATTGAAGTCAGTGACGATGCTCGTCCCATGGTTAGGGAGGCAATTACTAGAAAGCTTTTTGATGGCCTGTTGTACAGTACCAGGAAGGAAGAGCGATGTGCTGGAACTGTGTCGCTCTTATCACTGACAATGTACTGTGGCCATCACTCAACCATCCAGCAAATGCTTCCCGAGATTCAG GAGAGCTTCTCTCACCTCCTTGGTGAGCAAAACGAACTTACACAGGAACTTGCATCCCAAGGCATGAGCATCGTATATGAACTTGGTGATGCCTCTATGAAGAAGAACTTGGTAAATGCACTGGTTGGAACACTAACTGGATCTGGAAAGCGGAAAAGAGCCATCAAG cTTGTTGGGGATTCCGAAGTTTTTCAGGAAGGGGCCATAGGAGAGAATCTAAGTGGAGGAAAACTTAACACTTATAAGGAGCTATGCGGTCTAGCAAACGAGATGGGCCAACCTGACTTGATTTACAAGTTCATGGATCTTGCTAATCATCAAGCTGCTTTAAATTCCAAGAGAGGTGCTGCTTATGGTTTTTCTAAGATAGCAAAGCAAGCTGGGGATGCTCTTCAGCCGCATCTACGCTTGTTGATTCCGAGGCTTATTCGGTATCAATATGATCCTGAAAAGAATGTGCAG GATGCAATGGCACACATATGGAAGTCCCTTGTCGCAGACTCCAAAAAAACGATTGATGATCATCTGGACCTTATTATGGATGATTTATTGACACAATGTGGTTCAAGGCTTTGGCGTTCGCGAGAGGCTTCTTGTCTTGCGCTCGCTGATATTATTCAAGGACGAAAATTTGAGCAG GTTGGGAAGTATTTGAGACAAATATGGACTGCAGCATTCCGTGCCATGGATGATATTAAGGAGACTGTCCGGAATGCTGGTGACAAGTTATGCAGAGCTGTAACTTCGCTAACAATACGCCTCTGTGATGTTGCGCTCACTGAAGAGTCAGAGTCACGGCAAGCAATGGATATTGTATTGCCGTATTTACTCAAAGAAGGCATTCTAAGTAAAGTTGATAGTATTCGTAAAGCATCAATTGGAGTTGTTATGAAGCTAGCAAAG GGAGCAGGGGTTGCACTCCGTCCACATTTGGCAGATTTAGTTTGTTGTATGCTTGAAAGTTTGTCGAGCCTAGAGGACCAAGGGCTCAATTACGTTGAG TTGCATGCAGCAAATATTGGACTGCAAACAGAAAAGCTTGAGAACTTGCGCATCTCAATTGCAAAAAATTCTCCTATGTGGGAAACTCTTGACCTGTGCATAAATGTTGCTGACACGCAATCATTAG TGCTTGTTCCTCGTCTTGCCCAGATGGTGCGATCTGGGGTTGGCCTTAATACAAG GGTAGGGGTGGCCAACTTTATCAGCTTATTGGTTCAGAAGGTCGGAGTTGATATCAAACCATTCACGAGCATGTTGTTGAGGATGCTATTTCCTGCCGTAAAGGAGGAAAGGAGTGCTGCAACTAAGCGTGCCTTTGCAAGTGCTTGTGCAGTAGTTTTGAAGCATGGGACTACCTCTCAGGCACAAAAGTTGGTTGAGGATACTATTGCTCTGCATACGGGTGACAAAAATGCACAGACGGCTTGTGCAATTTTATTGAGAAGCTTCACATCCATGGCCCTGGATGTTGTAAGTGGTTATTATGCAGAAATTCTACCCGTCATCTTCATCTCGAG ATTTGAGGATGAGAAGAACATTTCAAACATATTTGAGGAGTTGTGGGAAGAAAATACAAGTGGCGAGCAACTCACCCTTCAGTTGTACATGAAAGAAATAGTTGCTCTTATTTGCGAAAgcatatcatcatcatcatgggCAAGCAAAAAAAAG TCAGCTCAGGCCACTTGCAAGCTTAGTGAGGTCTTAGGTGAAGCCTTGTCTCCTTATCATCAAGTTCTGCTCCAGTCTCTTATGAAGGAACTTCCAGGTCGTTTATGGGAG GGAAAGGAGGCTCTTCTGTCTGCAATGGGTGCTCTTTCAAAGGCTTGTCACAAAGCAATTTCTGCTGAAGATCCTAGTGCTGCTGGTGCTATTTTGAATCAACTTTTATCTGCATGCACAAAGAAGGTCAAGAAATACCGAGAAGCGGCTCTCTTAAGCCTTCAGCAG gtcataaaatattttgggagTCCAGAATTCTTCAATATCGCCTTTCCAAATCTATTTGATATGTGCAATTCAGCCACTTCGAATAAGTCTGCACAAGCTACTTTGGCAAGTGATACTACACAAGCAG AATCTGATAGAGCAGAAGAGGCTTCTGTTCCATATGACAAAGTCTTGGACTGCATTACTGCTTGTATCCACATAGCTAGTACAAATGATATTCTCGAGAAAAGGGACAACTTGAAGCATCTCTTCATCATTATCCTATCCCCCGAGTTATCATGGACAg TGAAAACGTCAGCCTTTCTGTCTATCAAAGAACTCTGCTCAAAGCTCCGTGCCAGTCTGCATGATTCTGAGGAAAATGCTCAACACGCCACTGTAGCATCTTTAATTATTGAG TTGTTTCACTCGGTGTCCCCGAAAGTGGTTGAATGCATAAGCACCATAAAGATAGCTCAG GTTCATGTCAGTGCGTCGGAATGCCTCTTGGAGCTCATCACGCTGCACCGGGAGCTTCCCTCCACGTATTGGACAGATGCGGGTTTCAAGAGCGAGGTGCTTCATCAATATGAGGTGGAAAAGAACGAAGAGGCCAAGTCCTTGCTTAAAAATTGCATCGCAATGCTCGACAAACCAGTAGGATAG
- the LOC116210931 gene encoding pentatricopeptide repeat-containing protein At4g14170-like — MSRILAARSYGLFQVFFFSTSPSRTTNPSNGTAVRKLSRLSSAPDLLPLCSNAQSLLETKQLHALAILNGLLPRSVSICAALILGYASHGHLQSSSILFQQTVPFCYTAFLWNTFIRAQSVCGIHDGFSTYNSMVWAGLRRDDHTFPFVLKTCADYSEVEKGMEIHGAVFKLGFDGDVYVGNTLVQFYGSCRNVKSAAKVFDEMPERDVISWNTAIGVFSINGLYLDAVGLFQDMISASGLSPNLVSVISVLPVCATVEDEKMTSQIHGYMIKTGLDVIVTAGNALVDAYGKCGSMKAAKRVFNEMTERSEVSWNAIITSFAYRELHGDALSTFRLMILEGLTPNTVTISSMLPVLVELEFFNLAKELHGFSMRRGIESDIFIANSLIDMYAKSGHPTEASCVFNKMTRRNVVSWNAMVANFAQNRFEFKALNLIREMQNHGETPNSVTFTSLLPACARMGSLRYGKEIHGRAIRMGLAFDLFVSNALVDMYGKCGGLNLAKNVFSNLWQRDEVSYNSLIVGYSQTSECIESLILFWEMQLTGMKHDVVSFVGAISACANLAALKQGREIHGIVVRKLSHEHLFVANSLLDLYTKCGRIDIAKTAFDRIPIRDVASWNTMILGYGMLGELDVAISLFEAMKYDGVEYDSVSYIAILSACSHGGLVERGRNYFNEMQGRNVKPTTMHYACMVDLLGRAGLMDEAVNLIKDISVEPDANVWGALLGACRLHGSIELGCWAADHLFKLKPNHCGYYALLSNMYAEAGRWDDADRVRELMKSRRVKKDPGFSWVQIRDQVHAFVVGEKLENLDTMYCPGECGW, encoded by the coding sequence atgTCAAGAATCCTCGCCGCTCGGAGCTACGGCCTCTTTcaagttttcttcttttcgACTTCACCGTCACGTACCACCAACCCCAGTAATGGAACGGCGGTCCGCAAACTATCCCGCCTCTCTTCGGCGCCGGACCTCCTTCCCCTCTGCTCGAACGCACAGTCCCTCCTCGAAACCAAACAGCTGCACGCCCTCGCCATCCTCAACGGCCTCCTCCCGCGCAGCGTCTCCATCTGCGCCGCCCTCATCCTTGGATACGCCTCCCACGGACACCTCCAGTCTTCCAGCATTCTGTTTCAACAGACGGTGCCCTTTTGCTACACGGCATTCCTGTGGAACACTTTCATTCGGGCACAGTCCGTTTGCGGAATTCATGACGGGTTCTCAACTTATAACTCGATGGTTTGGGCAGGGCTTCGTCGAGACGATCACACGTTCCCCTTCGTGCTTAAGACGTGTGCGGATTATTCAGAGGTTGAGAAAGGGATGGAGATTCATGGGGCTGTGTTTAAGCTTGGATTTGATGGCGACGTTTATGTGGGCAACACGCTGGTGCAGTTTTACGGGAGTTGCAGGAATGTGAAGAGTGCAGCGAAGGTTTTTGATGAAATGCCTGAGAGAGATGTGATTTCGTGGAATACTGCAATCGGGGTGTTCTCGATTAATGGGCTTTACCTGGATGCAGTCGGTCTGTTCCAAGACATGATTTCTGCTTCTGGTTTGAGTCCGAATCTTGTCAGTGTTATTAGTGTTCTCCCCGTCTGTGCAACGGTTGAGGATGAGAAAATGACAAGTCAGATTCACGGGTACATGATTAAAACGGGATTGGATGTAATTGTGACTGCTGGGAACGCACTAGTTGATGCATACGGGAAGTGTGGGAGCATGAAGGCCGCGAAGCGGGTCTTCAATGAGATGACCGAGAGGAGCGAAGTCTCCTGGAATGCAATCATCACGAGTTTTGCTTATAGAGAGCTCCATGGAGATGCATTGAGTACCTTCAGGTTAATGATTTTGGAGGGTTTGACACCGAACACGGTAACAATTTCAAGTATGCTCCCGGTGCTGGTCGAAttagaatttttcaatttagcAAAGGAACTCCATGGCTTCAGTATGAGAAGGGGTATAGAATCTGATATATTCATTGCCAACTCACTGATTGATATGTATGCAAAATCCGGGCATCCAACTGAAGCATCCTGTGTATTTAATAAGATGACCAGGAGGAATGTCGTGTCCTGGAATGCCATGGTTGCAAATTTTGCTCAAAATAGGTTCGAGTTCAAAGCATTGAATCTTATAAGAGAAATGCAAAATCACGGTGAAACCCCCAACTCTGTCACCTTTACCAGTTTACTTCCGGCTTGTGCTAGGATGGGTTCTCTTAGATATGGAAAAGAAATCCATGGAAGGGCAATTCGCATGGGATTGGCCTTTGATTTGTTCGTCTCCAATGCCCTTGTGGACATGTATGGAAAGTGCGGTGGCTTAAACCTTGCTAAAAATGTTTTTAGTAACTTGTGGCAGAGAGATGAAGTATCATATAACTCACTGATAGTGGGCTACTCCCAGACCAGTGAGTGCATTGAATCCCTCATCTTGTTCTGGGAAATGCAGCTCACAGGTATGAAACATGATGTTGTTTCGTTCGTGGGCGCTATCTCGGCGTGTGCAAATTTAGCAGCACTCAAGCAAGGAAGAGAGATCCACGGGATAGTGGTCAGGAAACTCTCGCATGAGCATCTTTTTGTGGCTAACTCACTGTTGGATTTGTACACAAAATGCGGACGAATTGATATTGCCAAGACAGCCTTTGATCGTATTCCGATTAGGGATGTAGCCTCTTGGAACACTATGATCTTAGGGTACGGAATGCTAGGAGAGCTGGACGTTGCAATCAGTCTCTTTGAAGCCATGAAGTACGATGGCGTAGAGTATGATTCAGTTTCctacattgcaattttatctgCTTGTAGCCATGGAGGACTGGTTGAAAGGGGAAGAAATTACTTCAATGAGATGCAAGGCCGAAATGTTAAGCCAACAACAATGCATTATGCCTGCATGGTCGATCTTCTTGGGCGAGCTGGTCTAATGGACGAAGCTGTGAATCTCATTAAAGATATCTCAGTTGAGCCTGACGCTAATGTCTGGGGAGCTCTTCTAGGAGCTTGCCGTCTCCACGGGAGTATAGAGTTGGGGTGCTGGGCTGCTGATCATCTATTTAAGCTGAAGCCAAATCATTGTGGGTATTACGCCCTTTTATCAAATATGTATGCAGAAGCAGGGAGATGGGATGATGCTGACAGGGTGAGAGAACTGATGAAGTCGAGGAGAGTGAAGAAGGATCCAGGCTTTAGCTGGGTTCAGATCCGTGATCAAGTGCATGCTTTTGTTGTTGGAGAGAAGTTAGAGAATTTGGATACAATGTATTGTCCCGGCGAATGTGGTTGGTAG